One region of Streptomyces capillispiralis genomic DNA includes:
- a CDS encoding DUF2637 domain-containing protein: protein MNDEHYDPLWYGSGGSAPFDGAGTGRHRAGAVYTDPVEPAVPPWDPAEELAYLLQEARGEEFGRAAFPQPREESSVTAPPAGSPMGNLQEITAELPPLRGAPRGHRKHTPRRRPDALRIASYVIAALAAVTVSMVSVFSGVVTYEPLLLVTTAHSSGSSAAWWPVLVYGPWLAGSLSILRAALHQRRALHSWFVVLLFSSVAVLLCVAQAPRTITDTAAAALPGVAALACFQQLVRQITLTRPPRRTAPRHRVRPYRRDVP, encoded by the coding sequence ATGAATGATGAACACTACGACCCTCTTTGGTACGGCTCCGGCGGCTCGGCCCCATTCGACGGCGCAGGCACCGGACGGCACCGGGCGGGCGCCGTCTACACGGACCCCGTGGAACCGGCCGTCCCTCCCTGGGACCCGGCCGAGGAACTGGCCTATCTGCTCCAGGAAGCCCGCGGCGAGGAGTTCGGCAGGGCCGCCTTCCCGCAGCCCCGCGAGGAGTCCTCGGTCACCGCGCCCCCCGCCGGCAGCCCGATGGGCAACCTGCAAGAGATCACAGCCGAACTCCCGCCCCTGCGCGGGGCCCCGCGCGGCCACCGCAAGCACACCCCGCGCAGACGCCCCGACGCGCTGCGCATCGCCAGCTACGTCATCGCCGCCCTGGCGGCGGTCACCGTGTCGATGGTCAGCGTCTTCAGCGGGGTGGTCACCTACGAACCGCTGCTCCTCGTCACCACCGCGCACAGCAGCGGCAGTTCCGCGGCCTGGTGGCCCGTGCTGGTCTACGGCCCCTGGCTGGCGGGATCGCTGTCCATCCTGCGCGCGGCACTGCACCAACGACGCGCCCTGCACTCCTGGTTCGTCGTTCTCCTCTTCTCGTCCGTCGCCGTGCTGCTCTGCGTCGCCCAGGCGCCCCGGACCATCACCGACACCGCCGCCGCCGCACTCCCGGGAGTCGCCGCACTGGCGTGCTTCCAGCAACTCGTCCGCCAGATCACCCTGACCCGGCCGCCCCGGCGCACCGCACCCCGCCACCGCGTACGCCCGTACCGGCGCGACGTCCCCTAG